The genomic window AGCAGCGGCCAGTGATCCTTCTCCCCCCGACTACATTTTCGAAGGTCCAGGTGAACTGCTGGCCGTCAAAGAGGGCTATGGGCAAGTGCGCTGGCGCATGCCTGTTCCGGACGTGTGGCTAAGGATCGATCAGCTGGAACCCTTCTCATGAGAAGAGGGCTTTAGCGCTTCCTCAACCTGTTCCACAGCCTTAGGGATCGAGCCTGAGGCCGCAGGCAAACGCCACAAAGCTCCTGCCAAAACCCCACTGAGATCACCAAGACCGGCCAATAGATCATTGGGATGCTTGCGCTGGGCTCTATCAGCCACAGCTGATGCCTGCCAGGGATTCAAGCCCGCCAGGATCACCCCACTGCGATAAACACTGGGCCAAGGACTCTCTGGTAGTCGTTTCTCCAAGACGGCGAATTGAGTCGCTGCCTCAACAGGGCGATTCGCCAACACTGCCAAAAGCGCCAATGTCCAGCGGGCATCGGTATCAACAGGATTATCAAGCAAACGCCGCATTGCGGCTTCTCGCACTTCAGTTCGATAACTGAAATGGCCATCCAACATATGTTCGACAGAGACCGCAGCAAAGACTGGCTCAAGCCCTTGAGGTCCCTTCGCCAACCCCTGGGCCAGAGAGGGAAAACGCTCAGCAAAGCTTGCTGCCCTAGGAGCCCCAGAACTGCGTGCCCAAAGGGAATAGCTGCCGCCAGATTGCCGTGAAAAACGGCGCAGCTCAACAAATACACCACTGCTGCGAACAGCCTGATCAAGGCGTGCCGCAGTGTCTCGAACTGAGCCCTGATCTCCCTCTGCAAGCACAACCCACTCAGCCTGCTGCAGCACCGGCTCCACATCACCTGCACTACTACCAAGCTGGCGACCTACCAATCGTCCACCCCGTCTGCGACCGAAATAACTGACATTGTGCTGATTGAGATCCGGAGTACTGGGCACCACGATGATTGTGGTGGGCAAGCCATTGGGATCAGCGCCTCCAGCCGCCCGGACAATGGCCTCCACAGGCCCCTTGTGGCGCTCTGACAAACGAGTGATCTGAGCCGACAAAGCTGAAGGAAGGATGGCCAACAACCCCGCCAAGAGGGTCGTAGGCAAAATCAGCCAGGAGCCCTTCAGCCAGCGACGCTTCGCCCACAACCCCCATTGCCACCAACCCCTAGCAAGCAACAAAAGCAATGGTGGGAGCAGTGGAGTGATATATCGATCACCCTTATTCGGACTGAGGCTGGTGAACAACCAACCAGCCAGCAGAGTCACGATCAGCCAACGCCAAGCCAGTGGATCATCAGAAGACACTGCTCTCTGTGTTGAAGATCCAAGGCTGCGGCAGTGAATACCCAACCAGAGCACACAACCACTGAGGCCAACGATGAGCAGAACAGGGCCTAACTGCGCCGGCAACAAACGTGGATACCAAAGCCAGTTTTCAAGGGTCCATAGAGAAGGGTCCCCTTCCCTAGCCGCCGATTCGATCACGGCCCTATTGGTTCCTCCAAGCGTTGTGATCCAGTTGTGACGTAACCAAGGGCCCACGCCGAACAAAAACACACCCACACCTGCCAGCAGCTGAAATCGGGTGCGATTGGTACGACATAAGGCACACCAACTGGCCCATAACAGCGCCGGAAGCAAAACCAACAAAGCGCTTTGCTTTACCAAAAGTGCCGCCGTACAAGCAGCCGCAGCAAAAAGGGCCTGTACCCAACGTCCACCTCGCTGTGGATCCCACCAACACCCCAGCCGCCATAACGCCAAGGTGACTGCAGCAGTGAGCGGCATCTCCAACACATAATCCGCGCGCAACTCCAACAAGGCTGGAGCCATGGCAACAAAGACAACGGCAAGCAATGCCATCCCCTGCCCACGCAAACGCAACCCCCATGCCGCAACAGCAACAAGGAGCAGCCCATGCCAAAAGCTAAGGCTCCAAGCAGCCTGCTCCGGAGCATCACCAGCCACTGCCATCACAGTGCCATTCACCAGCGAAGCCAAGGGCGGAATTTTGGGAGAAAGGTCGAGTAAAGCGTTCCATCCCTGCCATTGGCCTCCTGGTAACAGGCCTAATGCCCGTCCATGATCAAGAGCGCTGTTGAGATAATCGGCCTGATCCCAAGAGGGAATGCTGGCGTAGTGATGCCACCAGATCCGATCGATGCCCGTAGACAGCAACCAGATCAGAGCAATAAACGACCAAAAGCGCCAGGCAGCTTTCACGAAATCTCCAGCCGACGGCGTTCCTCCTTTAAGCGTAAACGCCGCTTTTTGGCTTCCCGCAACATCTCTCGACCATCGTGGAGATAACTATCGACATAGCCCATCGTGTAGCGCTCCAACTCGGCCAAAGCGTCTTCTACTTGGGAGAGGCAGTGATACAAGCTCAAGCCAAAACCTTGGGCGGACGCAGGGATAGGCAAAGCTCGATAAAGGCTATTCACCTTTTCAATCCGATTGCTACTGTCTTTCAGGTAAGTGCAAAAGACCTCCATCAACGAATCGTCGTAAGGGTCAGCCGAAAGAGAACGAAACTGAGCAGGAAAAGGATTGATCACTTGCCCCAACAATCGATCAATTGGGACATAAACCTGCTTGATCCACTGCAAAAGAGCCTCATCTGCTGCTGCTGCCTGGCCTTTGGTCGCTCGAGCAGCAGCACTAGCACGAGCATTGCGAACGCCACGCTGATGCGCTTCGTCAGCAACTAAAACACCATGCGTTCTTATGCGGTCATAGGCGCGTCGATGCTCTGAATCCCCCAAAACCTCCCAAGCTGCATTGAGCGCAAGAATCTCCTGCTCATCCCCACCAGCGTCAGGGTGATGCCTTTTCACCAACTGGCGATAGGCAGCCTTGATCTCAGCCGAGCTAGCGGTGGAGGTTACTCCCAACACCTGGTAAGGATCTGCAGCCATAGCAGCCAGCGGCTTTGAAGACATCAAAGGTATCCATCACGCTGCGCCGGCACCGCCGAAGCAGCGCTAAACATCGGCGTTGATAGATAACGCTCACCAAAACTTGCCAAGACAACAACAAGACGCTTGCCCACCATCTCAGCCCTACTACCCACTTGCAGTGCAGCCGCAACAGCAGCGCCACTGCTTACCCCACTTAGCAA from Prochlorococcus marinus str. MIT 9313 includes these protein-coding regions:
- a CDS encoding J domain-containing protein; translated protein: MAADPYQVLGVTSTASSAEIKAAYRQLVKRHHPDAGGDEQEILALNAAWEVLGDSEHRRAYDRIRTHGVLVADEAHQRGVRNARASAAARATKGQAAAADEALLQWIKQVYVPIDRLLGQVINPFPAQFRSLSADPYDDSLMEVFCTYLKDSSNRIEKVNSLYRALPIPASAQGFGLSLYHCLSQVEDALAELERYTMGYVDSYLHDGREMLREAKKRRLRLKEERRRLEIS
- a CDS encoding phospholipid carrier-dependent glycosyltransferase, whose translation is MKAAWRFWSFIALIWLLSTGIDRIWWHHYASIPSWDQADYLNSALDHGRALGLLPGGQWQGWNALLDLSPKIPPLASLVNGTVMAVAGDAPEQAAWSLSFWHGLLLVAVAAWGLRLRGQGMALLAVVFVAMAPALLELRADYVLEMPLTAAVTLALWRLGCWWDPQRGGRWVQALFAAAACTAALLVKQSALLVLLPALLWASWCALCRTNRTRFQLLAGVGVFLFGVGPWLRHNWITTLGGTNRAVIESAAREGDPSLWTLENWLWYPRLLPAQLGPVLLIVGLSGCVLWLGIHCRSLGSSTQRAVSSDDPLAWRWLIVTLLAGWLFTSLSPNKGDRYITPLLPPLLLLLARGWWQWGLWAKRRWLKGSWLILPTTLLAGLLAILPSALSAQITRLSERHKGPVEAIVRAAGGADPNGLPTTIIVVPSTPDLNQHNVSYFGRRRGGRLVGRQLGSSAGDVEPVLQQAEWVVLAEGDQGSVRDTAARLDQAVRSSGVFVELRRFSRQSGGSYSLWARSSGAPRAASFAERFPSLAQGLAKGPQGLEPVFAAVSVEHMLDGHFSYRTEVREAAMRRLLDNPVDTDARWTLALLAVLANRPVEAATQFAVLEKRLPESPWPSVYRSGVILAGLNPWQASAVADRAQRKHPNDLLAGLGDLSGVLAGALWRLPAASGSIPKAVEQVEEALKPSSHEKGSS
- a CDS encoding NAD(P)H-quinone oxidoreductase subunit O, with amino-acid sequence MAETSAPAKATAALKKGALVRVNRHAFSSSTEAAASDPSPPDYIFEGPGELLAVKEGYGQVRWRMPVPDVWLRIDQLEPFS